Within the Acidimicrobiia bacterium genome, the region AAATAGGGTCATATGACCTCTGAGTTGGTGTGGGGATGGGGTCACGAGGATATCTCAAGGGTCGTTGTGTCTGTTGTTATGAGTTCGTATTCCTCGATGAGGGTGAGGTACTCGTCGATGAGGCGTTCTGGCATTCCGGTGAGGAGGGGGAGCTCGTGTCGGGGGAACTTCTCTGAGAGGAGCCGGACCCGTTCGAAGCTGCGGATGTAGCGATCGACGGCGTGTTTGGAGTGGTAGGTGTTGT harbors:
- a CDS encoding DUF1670 domain-containing protein codes for the protein NTYHSKHAVDRYIRSFERVRLLSEKFPRHELPLLTGMPERLIDEYLTLIEEYELITTDTTTLEISS